From Calditrichota bacterium, one genomic window encodes:
- the mscL gene encoding large conductance mechanosensitive channel protein MscL, translated as MFKEFKEFAMRGNVIDMAVGIIMGAAFGPIVKKLVDGIIMPPIGLMLGGVDFSNIFTVLKAGSTPGPYGSLKAAQEAGAVIMAWGDWFNAIITFLITAFAIFMLVKGMNAARKKEEAAPAAPPAPPKSEVLLEEIRDLLKK; from the coding sequence ATGTTTAAGGAATTCAAAGAGTTCGCGATGCGCGGCAATGTGATTGACATGGCCGTCGGTATCATCATGGGCGCCGCATTTGGACCCATTGTCAAGAAACTCGTGGATGGAATCATCATGCCGCCGATTGGACTGATGCTGGGCGGCGTGGACTTTTCGAACATCTTCACGGTGCTGAAAGCAGGGAGCACTCCGGGACCGTACGGGTCGCTCAAAGCAGCGCAGGAAGCCGGTGCAGTCATTATGGCATGGGGTGATTGGTTTAATGCCATCATCACGTTTTTGATTACGGCTTTTGCGATTTTCATGCTGGTGAAAGGCATGAACGCCGCGCGCAAGAAAGAAGAAGCCGCTCCCGCCGCTCCGCCAGCTCCTCCGAAGTCGGAAGTATTGCTTGAAGAGATTCGTGACTTATTGAAGAAGTAA
- a CDS encoding DUF3078 domain-containing protein, which produces MKKFSLVTLSLLICAFAVFAGEQPEPGPWKSEISTGILTTQSSYSDNWTGGEAGSINWIAFYNASAKRQLSRNWYNQHDLKLSFGQTHIQDKETKDWQSPTKSEDKIRYDAILRLTKGWFADPYFAFTLESQFLDASSPYTSRYVNPMELTESSGLARTIVEVPDKTLLTTRLGLGLRERFTRFDDPADTLSATPATLSETTVDGGVEWVTDLLLGNAASKYSFDSKLTVFQALFNSKSDEAVNDYWKTADINWDNIFRVKVSSIINVGLAWQLLYDKEIDLGGRLKQALSVGLVYNWANYDKEAEK; this is translated from the coding sequence ATGAAAAAATTTTCGCTTGTTACACTTTCGTTGCTGATCTGCGCATTTGCTGTTTTTGCCGGGGAACAACCTGAACCGGGGCCGTGGAAGTCCGAAATTTCGACGGGTATTTTGACGACGCAGTCTTCGTACTCGGACAATTGGACCGGCGGTGAAGCCGGATCCATCAACTGGATTGCATTTTACAATGCATCGGCGAAACGTCAGCTTTCGCGGAACTGGTACAACCAGCACGACTTGAAACTTTCGTTTGGTCAGACGCACATTCAGGACAAGGAAACAAAGGACTGGCAGTCGCCGACGAAATCGGAAGACAAAATTCGTTATGACGCGATATTGCGCTTGACGAAGGGTTGGTTTGCCGATCCGTATTTCGCGTTCACGTTGGAATCGCAGTTCCTTGACGCGTCGAGCCCTTACACGTCACGCTACGTGAATCCGATGGAGCTGACGGAATCGTCGGGTCTTGCGCGCACGATCGTCGAAGTCCCGGATAAGACTTTGTTGACGACACGTTTGGGTCTCGGGTTGCGCGAACGCTTTACGCGTTTCGACGATCCGGCGGATACTCTGAGTGCCACGCCCGCAACGCTGTCTGAAACGACGGTGGACGGCGGCGTCGAGTGGGTGACGGACCTATTGTTGGGCAACGCGGCGAGCAAGTACAGTTTCGATTCGAAGCTGACGGTGTTCCAAGCTCTGTTCAACTCCAAATCGGACGAAGCCGTAAATGACTATTGGAAAACCGCAGATATTAATTGGGACAACATTTTCCGCGTGAAGGTGTCCTCGATCATCAACGTCGGACTTGCCTGGCAGCTGTTGTACGACAAGGAAATCGACCTTGGCGGCCGCTTAAAGCAAGCTCTGAGCGTCGGATTGGTTTACAACTGGGCAAACTACGACAAGGAAGCCGAGAAGTAG
- a CDS encoding T9SS type A sorting domain-containing protein has protein sequence MKKFVAVLCLCLFAVSAFAARSPQEIKSDMRSVSQEIAVARSSGSDLSALKHELIALRKELRALAPRHSVRSLDQGGDSCDEATVISTAPYEDNGAIDEEVHNTYDYGGDCGDDGDDVVYELVIGQDGLPAGPYSISACGSDFDTVIELWDSCPDADGSALVACNDDADVPCNDNNDGYSSCISGIYLEDGTYFIILFGYGFDQGDYILSFNPGSNCGDNGCLETAANSYPCNAQPVVLSGGSAYEFGISYEGALSAPYDYCGTYPGACGLWYSVVGTGNLMRAHTCDAETDYDTKINVYTGSCDALVCVDGNDDWDPDNNFTCDQNLSSKVDWCSEAGVTYYIFVNGFEGETGNFGLTVEDIGTPCAPPCVEQDYYFSLDQVPFCECLSICENQIQKIFVGPAGPNDRPVAYWHEGCQVVREIPPSGCDTECVPAYPVLYMDWIYLPDRELWCMDLYSQAGGCYCFCIDRILPVELNSFTAVAGDGEVALSWETGSESNLDRFEITRDGELLAQLNAANSSTGSTYSWTDESVRNGVVYSYTLSVVNLDGSREELQTQSVTPRVGASTATNFALNQNYPNPFNPETNISFSLPVASNIELSVVNAVGQEVAVLAQGAYSAGNHTVKFNGQNLASGIYFYTLKAGNFTAQHKMLLLK, from the coding sequence ATGAAGAAGTTCGTTGCAGTTTTGTGTTTGTGTCTGTTCGCGGTGAGTGCCTTCGCCGCAAGAAGTCCGCAGGAAATCAAATCAGACATGAGATCGGTTTCTCAGGAAATCGCCGTTGCGCGCTCCTCAGGATCCGATCTTTCTGCTTTGAAACATGAGTTAATCGCGCTGAGAAAAGAGCTGCGCGCGCTGGCACCGAGACATTCCGTGCGTTCACTCGATCAGGGAGGTGATTCGTGCGACGAAGCGACGGTCATCTCGACGGCGCCGTACGAAGACAATGGTGCTATTGATGAAGAGGTCCACAACACCTATGACTACGGTGGAGACTGCGGCGATGACGGCGATGACGTCGTGTATGAGTTAGTGATCGGCCAAGACGGCCTTCCCGCGGGACCGTACTCCATTTCAGCCTGCGGCTCCGATTTTGACACAGTGATTGAACTTTGGGATAGCTGTCCCGATGCGGATGGATCCGCGTTGGTTGCTTGCAATGACGATGCGGACGTGCCGTGCAATGACAATAACGACGGTTATTCAAGTTGCATCTCCGGAATATACTTGGAAGACGGCACCTACTTCATCATTCTTTTCGGCTATGGCTTTGACCAGGGTGACTATATTCTGTCGTTCAACCCCGGCTCGAATTGCGGCGACAATGGGTGTTTGGAAACTGCTGCGAATAGCTATCCTTGCAACGCACAACCGGTCGTTTTGTCCGGTGGTTCCGCCTATGAATTCGGCATCTCGTATGAAGGCGCCCTAAGCGCGCCGTATGATTATTGCGGGACTTATCCCGGTGCCTGCGGATTGTGGTATTCTGTCGTCGGCACTGGCAACTTGATGCGCGCGCATACGTGTGACGCTGAAACTGACTATGACACCAAGATCAATGTCTATACGGGATCATGCGACGCGTTAGTTTGCGTTGACGGCAACGATGATTGGGATCCTGATAACAACTTTACTTGCGATCAAAACCTATCTTCTAAGGTCGATTGGTGCTCGGAAGCAGGCGTCACCTACTACATCTTTGTCAACGGCTTTGAAGGCGAAACCGGCAACTTCGGTCTGACCGTCGAAGATATTGGCACTCCCTGCGCTCCGCCTTGTGTTGAGCAGGACTACTACTTCTCGCTCGACCAAGTTCCTTTCTGCGAATGTCTGTCGATTTGCGAAAATCAAATTCAGAAGATTTTCGTCGGACCCGCGGGTCCCAATGACCGTCCGGTTGCCTACTGGCATGAAGGATGTCAAGTCGTTCGCGAGATTCCGCCGTCAGGCTGCGATACCGAATGCGTTCCCGCCTACCCGGTCCTGTATATGGATTGGATTTATCTCCCGGATCGCGAACTCTGGTGCATGGATCTCTATTCACAGGCCGGCGGCTGCTACTGCTTCTGCATCGACCGCATCTTGCCCGTCGAGCTCAATAGCTTCACGGCGGTGGCCGGTGATGGTGAAGTGGCATTGTCTTGGGAAACCGGCTCAGAGTCGAACCTCGACCGCTTCGAGATCACCCGTGACGGCGAGTTGCTTGCGCAACTCAATGCCGCCAATTCGTCCACGGGTTCCACCTATTCGTGGACTGATGAATCGGTGCGAAATGGTGTCGTCTATTCCTACACGCTGTCCGTCGTGAACCTCGACGGTTCGCGCGAAGAGCTGCAGACGCAGTCCGTGACTCCGCGAGTCGGTGCATCCACCGCGACCAATTTCGCTCTGAATCAGAACTACCCGAACCCGTTCAACCCCGAAACGAACATCTCGTTTAGCTTGCCCGTGGCCAGCAATATCGAGTTGAGCGTCGTCAATGCGGTCGGCCAAGAAGTCGCCGTGCTTGCGCAGGGTGCCTATTCCGCGGGTAACCACACGGTGAAGTTCAACGGTCAAAATCTGGCCAGCGGTATCTACTTCTACACCTTAAAGGCTGGAAACTTCACGGCTCAGCACAAGATGCTGCTCCTGAAGTAA
- a CDS encoding T9SS type A sorting domain-containing protein, whose amino-acid sequence MKRLLLIALLTLSLSAASFALPLASFSAVGQSRQVRIQWELTSPEPVAQFVLTRNGLSAMRIPAEFGQLNYEWVDSEVQNDRPYAYGLVAVMNDGTREQLGTVSATPAYDAAIVREFKLNQNFPNPFNPETTIEVELAEDGMAELTVFDVLGQEVAKPLAGNLAHGRYSVLFNGRDLPSGVYFYQLRAGNFVDQKKMVLLK is encoded by the coding sequence ATGAAGAGACTATTACTTATAGCTTTACTGACCCTTTCCTTGTCCGCCGCGAGTTTTGCACTCCCGCTGGCCTCTTTTTCCGCCGTCGGGCAATCCCGGCAGGTCCGCATCCAATGGGAGCTGACCTCGCCCGAGCCGGTTGCACAATTCGTCCTGACTCGCAATGGCCTTTCTGCCATGCGAATCCCCGCCGAATTCGGGCAGTTGAACTACGAATGGGTGGATAGCGAAGTCCAAAATGACCGTCCTTACGCGTATGGTCTTGTCGCTGTCATGAACGATGGGACGCGCGAACAGCTTGGCACGGTCTCGGCTACTCCTGCCTATGATGCGGCCATAGTTAGAGAATTCAAACTTAACCAAAACTTCCCCAACCCATTTAACCCCGAAACAACCATTGAAGTTGAATTGGCGGAAGACGGTATGGCGGAACTGACGGTGTTTGATGTATTGGGCCAGGAAGTCGCAAAGCCGCTGGCCGGAAACCTTGCCCATGGCCGCTACAGTGTCTTGTTCAATGGCCGCGACCTGCCATCCGGTGTGTATTTCTACCAATTGCGCGCCGGGAATTTCGTAGATCAGAAGAAGATGGTGTTGTTGAAATAG
- a CDS encoding SpoIIE family protein phosphatase, translating to MSIDKPAERVRPIVVFARMAAGLAGLFLLLVLGATLLREYSGFHTFLKSGVVQSEFNTETTDAGDTVRVFTSVDPRDFPSGLYPVKGDTLTHVGGIPLTQTFWREVFARPLPPDTTIPITVNGEQGVHEYTLQAQPEQSRNVALLVFIDVLRFLIAFGFIGVGLWAFFAQPNSMPVRVFAWFCFGMTTTMISGVNIMNTFYVTIKIPGLEQVRQGLGMLALGTLVFWLHLQLVFPTVLDFVKRNAKWIYPVIYFPWLVSIVIAVLSLLNWITPDLANTVANFSVIPIFIGGALGFVILGRRFGRSKDRVEKRQLRLVLWGTALGLGSFLILLILLNVFREWFVGSQMRTYGAITLGFTMLLLTPISYAYAFGRYRLLEVQGKLKRGTRYLLTSSVAFLVLFGGAYLFVRNLLTGNSAIGALLLVLFAFGIGRISSRMNKFLEGRFYPERQQLRTRLQSALESSTSLGDCRQFWSQISEHLRQSLNVATVYPVLAGENGGTFALRDHELTPFTPTSDFVSRLHHERRAVFVDELVASGKTKLSEDEYQWLSLNNVALILPLITQQRMAGFLAFGYKTEEEDYIPEEVSVLSTIAPQVAMASENMRLLEENVEKRRLEEQMQMARRIQEGFLPQVLPETKGLEIATHNRFSLEVAGDYFDVMNLPDGQSLIAIADVSGKGAGAALLMANLQASLRTAMEVGVPLTRAVAQVNNLIFRNTPPEQYITFVAVLFDPVSSMLYFVNAGHNPPLLVRTDGSIEELEPTGLILGAIPNMEYGEGAVEFKQNELLVLYTDGVSEAMNDDEEEYGEDRIKETALCLRHESVSHIIDEIERDVERFCGRVPMEDDSTMIVVKRL from the coding sequence GTGTCCATAGACAAGCCTGCCGAACGGGTCCGGCCGATCGTGGTCTTCGCCAGAATGGCGGCAGGCCTCGCGGGGCTGTTCCTGCTTCTGGTATTAGGTGCCACCTTACTTCGTGAGTATTCGGGTTTCCATACATTTTTGAAGTCGGGAGTCGTTCAATCCGAATTCAACACGGAGACCACGGACGCAGGAGACACGGTACGGGTATTTACGAGTGTTGATCCTCGGGATTTTCCGTCAGGCCTTTATCCCGTGAAGGGTGATACGCTGACGCACGTGGGCGGAATTCCTCTGACGCAGACTTTTTGGCGGGAAGTGTTTGCCAGGCCGCTGCCTCCTGACACGACGATACCGATTACGGTAAACGGTGAACAAGGTGTACACGAGTACACTCTTCAAGCGCAGCCGGAACAGTCACGCAATGTAGCGCTGCTCGTTTTCATCGACGTTTTGAGATTTCTGATTGCATTCGGTTTTATCGGAGTCGGCTTGTGGGCGTTCTTTGCTCAACCGAACTCGATGCCGGTGCGCGTGTTCGCGTGGTTCTGTTTTGGGATGACGACGACGATGATCTCGGGCGTGAACATCATGAACACGTTCTACGTGACCATAAAGATCCCGGGTTTGGAGCAGGTTCGGCAAGGACTAGGAATGCTCGCGCTTGGGACTTTGGTTTTCTGGCTGCATTTGCAGTTAGTCTTCCCTACGGTTCTCGATTTCGTGAAGCGCAATGCCAAGTGGATTTATCCGGTGATCTATTTTCCGTGGCTTGTATCGATAGTGATTGCAGTGTTGTCGCTTCTCAACTGGATCACACCTGATCTTGCCAATACGGTCGCGAACTTCAGTGTCATTCCGATTTTCATTGGCGGTGCGTTGGGGTTTGTAATCCTCGGGAGAAGGTTTGGCCGTTCGAAAGACCGCGTGGAAAAACGGCAGCTTAGGCTCGTGCTATGGGGCACGGCGCTCGGTCTGGGATCGTTTTTGATCTTGCTGATATTGCTCAACGTGTTCCGCGAGTGGTTCGTGGGGAGTCAGATGCGTACGTACGGAGCGATTACGCTCGGATTTACGATGCTGCTTTTGACTCCGATCTCCTACGCGTACGCGTTCGGCCGCTACAGGCTGCTGGAAGTACAGGGCAAACTCAAACGCGGGACACGTTATTTGCTGACGAGCTCGGTGGCGTTTTTGGTTCTTTTCGGCGGAGCGTATTTGTTCGTACGCAATCTGTTGACGGGAAACTCAGCTATTGGCGCACTGTTGTTGGTGTTGTTCGCGTTCGGAATCGGAAGAATATCGAGCAGAATGAACAAGTTCCTCGAAGGCCGGTTTTATCCTGAACGCCAGCAGCTCCGCACAAGGCTCCAGTCAGCTCTTGAGTCGTCGACGTCGCTTGGGGATTGCCGTCAATTTTGGAGCCAGATTTCAGAACATTTACGGCAGAGTTTGAACGTGGCAACGGTGTATCCGGTGCTTGCCGGAGAGAACGGCGGGACGTTTGCACTGCGCGACCACGAATTGACTCCGTTTACTCCGACCAGTGATTTTGTTTCGCGGCTTCACCACGAGCGGCGGGCCGTGTTCGTCGACGAGTTGGTTGCCAGCGGAAAGACAAAACTTTCCGAAGACGAGTATCAGTGGCTGTCGTTGAACAACGTTGCACTGATTTTGCCGTTGATTACCCAGCAGCGAATGGCGGGATTTTTGGCCTTTGGGTATAAGACCGAAGAAGAAGACTATATTCCCGAGGAAGTCAGTGTGCTGTCGACGATCGCACCGCAAGTGGCGATGGCGAGCGAAAATATGCGGCTGCTTGAGGAAAACGTCGAAAAGCGCCGTCTTGAAGAGCAGATGCAAATGGCACGGCGAATTCAAGAAGGATTTTTGCCGCAAGTTTTGCCCGAGACCAAGGGGCTTGAAATCGCGACACACAACCGTTTTTCGTTGGAAGTCGCGGGCGACTACTTCGACGTCATGAATTTGCCGGACGGACAATCGCTGATTGCGATCGCGGACGTGTCGGGCAAGGGGGCAGGCGCGGCGCTCCTGATGGCGAATTTACAGGCATCGTTGCGCACGGCAATGGAAGTCGGTGTCCCTTTGACACGCGCGGTCGCGCAGGTGAACAATCTAATTTTTCGCAATACTCCGCCGGAACAGTATATCACGTTCGTGGCCGTTTTGTTCGATCCTGTAAGCTCGATGCTGTACTTCGTAAATGCAGGGCACAATCCTCCTCTGTTGGTACGCACGGACGGCTCGATTGAGGAGTTAGAGCCGACGGGCTTGATATTGGGAGCAATTCCCAACATGGAATACGGCGAAGGAGCGGTTGAGTTCAAGCAAAACGAATTGCTGGTTTTGTATACCGACGGCGTGAGCGAAGCCATGAACGACGACGAGGAAGAGTACGGTGAAGACCGAATCAAGGAAACGGCATTGTGCTTGCGGCACGAAAGTGTATCTCATATCATCGACGAGATTGAGCGGGACGTCGAACGCTTCTGCGGCCGCGTACCGATGGAAGACGACTCAACGATGATCGTGGTGAAGAGACTTTAG
- a CDS encoding T9SS type A sorting domain-containing protein translates to MKYILLFLLIASQVGAQYRQLSGASGSVAGKASSPTHATTALVGQPVVNDAAGGEFGTRGGIASIFEEIYVSLDADAADGAIPSDFSFSQNFPNPFNPSTTFEFALPKLSRATLVVYDELGREAGRVFDREFAAGNYTVQFVAPPALASGVYFAVFQAEDYRQVKKIVLLK, encoded by the coding sequence ATGAAATACATCCTCCTATTCTTGCTGATTGCGTCGCAAGTGGGCGCGCAATACCGGCAGCTCTCCGGTGCAAGCGGCTCCGTCGCCGGCAAAGCAAGTTCCCCGACTCACGCGACCACGGCTCTCGTCGGACAACCCGTCGTTAATGATGCGGCAGGCGGCGAATTCGGAACTCGCGGCGGCATTGCGTCGATCTTCGAGGAAATTTACGTGTCACTGGACGCTGATGCTGCCGACGGTGCGATTCCCAGTGATTTTTCGTTCTCGCAAAACTTTCCCAATCCCTTCAATCCGTCGACGACCTTTGAGTTCGCGTTGCCTAAACTTTCGCGGGCGACTCTCGTCGTGTACGATGAATTGGGTCGCGAAGCGGGACGAGTCTTCGACCGGGAATTCGCGGCCGGAAACTATACCGTGCAGTTCGTCGCGCCCCCGGCTTTGGCCAGCGGAGTTTACTTCGCGGTCTTTCAAGCCGAAGATTATAGACAAGTCAAGAAAATTGTCTTGCTGAAGTAG